Genomic DNA from Streptococcus uberis:
TATTGCTGGACTTTTAGACGCGACAAGTGGAGATGTCTTTTTGGATGGGAAACGCATTAACGACCTGCCCATTAGTAAGCGTGATGTCCATACAGTATTCCAAAATTATGCTCTCTTCCCACACATGAACGTTTTTGACAATGTCGCCTTTGCCTTAAAGTTAAAAAAAGTACCAAAAGATGAGATTGCAAAAAGGGTCCAAGAGACCTTAAAAATGGTTCAACTCGAAGGTTTTGAAAAAAGACCTATTGAAAAGTTATCCGGTGGTCAAAGACAACGTGTTGCTATTGCGCGTGCTATAATCAATCAACCACGTGTTGTCCTACTGGATGAACCTTTGTCAGCCCTAGACTTAAAATTAAGGACCGAGATGCAATACGAATTGCGCGAATTACAACAGAGGTTGGGCATTACCTTTGTTTTTGTAACGCATGATCAAGAAGAAGCACTGGCGATGAGTGATTGGATTTTTGTCATGAATGATGGGGAAATTGTTCAATCCGGTACACCAGTTGATATTTATGATGAACCTATTAATCATTTTGTCGCTAACTTTATTGGGGAATCCAATATCATTAACGGTACTATGATTGAAGATTATCTGGTGTCTTTCAATGGTAAAAGTTTTGAATCTGTTGACGGGGGAATGAGACCAAATGAGCCGGTAGAGGTTGTCATTCGTCCGGAAGATCTACAGATCACTCTCCCTGAAGAAGGTAAGTTACAAGTTAAAGTGGACACTCAACTGTTTAGAGGGGTTCACTATGAAATTATTGCTTATGATGAGTTAGGCAATGAATGGATGATTCATTCAACGCGTAAAGCTATTGAAGGTGAAGTTATAGGTCTTGATTTTTCACCTGAAGATATTCATATTATGCGTTTGAACGAAACAGAAGAAGAATTTGATGCTCGTATTGAAGAATATGTTGATCTTGAGGAACAAGAAGAAGGTCTACTCAATGCGATTGAGGAGGAGAGAAATGAAGAAAACCAATAAGCTTTATTCAATTCCTTATTTTCTTTGGATAGTGCTTTTTGTATTGGCTCCAGTCGCTCTTCTCATTTACAAATCCTTCTTTGATATTGAAGGTCATCTCACTTTGGCTAACTATCAGACATTTTTTAGCTCATGGACCTATTTGAGAATGAGTTTCAATTCCATTTTGTACGCGGGTATTATTACTCTTGTAACCCTATTAATTGCATACCCAGCCGCATACTGTTTGACCAAATTAAAACATAAACAATTATGGTTGATGCTAATTATTTTGCCAACTTGGGTCAATTTACTTCTTAAAGCTTATGCTTTTATGGGAATTTTTGGACAACAAGGTGGTATTAATGCTTTTCTAAGTTTTATAGGTATTGGACCACAACAAATTCTATTTACGGATTTCTCCTTTATTTTTGTAGCATCCTATATTGAATTACCCTTCATGATGTTACCTATTTTCAATGCATTAGATGACATTGATCAAAATGTCATAAATGCTAGTCGTGATTTAGGAGCTAGTGAAGTTCAAACCTTTTCAAAAGTAACCTTTCCCTTATCATTGAGTGGTGTTAGAGCAGGGGTTCAATCTGTCTTTATTCCAAGTTTGAGTCTCTTTATGTTAACCCGTTTAATTGGTGGGAACCGTGTCATTACACTTGGTACTGCCATTGAGCAACATTTCCTAACAACGCAAAATTGGGGAATGGGGTCAACCATAGGGGTTATCTTAATATTAACAATGCTCTTTATCATGTGGTTAACAAAGGAGAGAAGAAAATGAAAAAATTTGCAACTCTTTATTTAACCTTTACCTTTGCTTTGCTTTATATTCCCATTTTTTACCTCATTTTTTATTCTTTTAATAAGGGTGGGGATATGAATCAATTTACAGGAATGACGTTTGACCATTACCAGACACTTTTTTCAGATAGTCGTTTGATGTCCATTTTGCTTCAGACCTTTCTATTAGCCTTCCTAAGTGCCCTATTAG
This window encodes:
- a CDS encoding ABC transporter permease, whose protein sequence is MKKTNKLYSIPYFLWIVLFVLAPVALLIYKSFFDIEGHLTLANYQTFFSSWTYLRMSFNSILYAGIITLVTLLIAYPAAYCLTKLKHKQLWLMLIILPTWVNLLLKAYAFMGIFGQQGGINAFLSFIGIGPQQILFTDFSFIFVASYIELPFMMLPIFNALDDIDQNVINASRDLGASEVQTFSKVTFPLSLSGVRAGVQSVFIPSLSLFMLTRLIGGNRVITLGTAIEQHFLTTQNWGMGSTIGVILILTMLFIMWLTKERRK
- a CDS encoding ABC transporter ATP-binding protein; the encoded protein is MANPIISFKNVSKVFEDSGTTVLKNINFDLEEGKFYTLLGASGSGKSTILNIIAGLLDATSGDVFLDGKRINDLPISKRDVHTVFQNYALFPHMNVFDNVAFALKLKKVPKDEIAKRVQETLKMVQLEGFEKRPIEKLSGGQRQRVAIARAIINQPRVVLLDEPLSALDLKLRTEMQYELRELQQRLGITFVFVTHDQEEALAMSDWIFVMNDGEIVQSGTPVDIYDEPINHFVANFIGESNIINGTMIEDYLVSFNGKSFESVDGGMRPNEPVEVVIRPEDLQITLPEEGKLQVKVDTQLFRGVHYEIIAYDELGNEWMIHSTRKAIEGEVIGLDFSPEDIHIMRLNETEEEFDARIEEYVDLEEQEEGLLNAIEEERNEENQ